A section of the Malus sylvestris chromosome 17, drMalSylv7.2, whole genome shotgun sequence genome encodes:
- the LOC126611351 gene encoding probable receptor-like protein kinase At1g80640 isoform X1 encodes MELALLLIPMWVLATPLLVTIIEAGRVLEPASSTISGHSMLLQEQPITQFSVKMEAQSPAGLPEVRVVHHSELNKRILIALIVASTFLGGSLLFLSCFWIYRQKTRKHSIGKKETTTEAAKGVPLNPIMVEFNSLRVGSRKGSVAIFNYPLLEAATNNFCKSNVLIERGSGLLYRASFDEKFIAAVKKVNSARQASEREFKNEVNWLSKIQHQNIIRLLGYCVHGEARFLVYDMVQNGSLDTQLCGPSHGSSLTWHLRLKIAVDVARGLEYLHEHCNPPVVHRDLKSSNILLDSNFNAKLSDFGLAVTSGVKDEDNIKLSGVLGYVAPEYISDGQLTDKSDVYAFGVVLLELLIGRKSVESNTGAELQSIVTWAMPQLTDRSRLPYIVDHVIKDTMDLKHLYQVAAVAVLCVQPEPTYRPLITDVLHSLIPLVPIHLGGSLRITGNVPSA; translated from the exons ATGGAACTTGCTCTTCTCTTAATACCCATGTGGGTTTTAGCTACCCCTTTGTTGGTAACCATAATTGAGGCAGGAAGAGTCTTAGAGCCAGCAAGTTCCACCATTTCTGGCCACAGTATGCTTCTTCAGGAACAACCCATTACTCAGTTTTCTGTGAAAATGGAAGCTCAATCTCCAG CAGGATTGCCTGAGGTTAGAGTAGTTCACCATTCTGAGTTGAATAAGAGAATTCTTATAGCACTCATTGTTGCTTCCACATTCCTTGGGGGAAGCTTGCTGTTCCTGTCATGTTTTTGGATCTATAGACAGAAAACCCGGAAACACTCTATTGGGAAAAAGGAAACGACAACGG AGGCTGCAAAAGGGGTTCCATTAAATCCAATCATGGTTGAATTTAATTCCTTGAGGGTCGGTAGTAGGAAGGGTTCAGTTGCGATATTCAATTATCCATTACTGGAAGCTGCAACAAACAATTTCTGTAAAAGTAATGTCTTGATTGAGAGGGGTTCTGGACTTCTCTACAGAGCTAGTTTTGATGAGAAATTTATTGCGGCTGTTAAGAAAGTAAATAGCGCAAGGCAGGCTTCTGAAAGAGAATTTAAG AATGAGGTGAACTGGTTGAGCAAAATCCAGCATCAAAACATCATCAGACTTTTGGGTTACTGCGTTCATGGCGAAGCAAGGTTCCTTGTTTATGACATGGTGCAGAATGGGTCCTTAGATACTCAATTGTGCG GACCTAGTCATGGGTCCTCTTTGACATGGCATCTACGGTTGAAAATTGCTGTTGATGTAGCCAG GGGATTGGAATATCTTCATGAGCACTGTAATCCCCCTGTGGTGCACAGAGACCTTAAATCATCTAACATTCTTCTGGATTCAAATTTTAATGCTAAG CTTTCAGATTTTGGTCTTGCTGTAACTTCTGGGGTGAAGGATGAGGACAACATAAAGCTGTCTGGGGTTCTAGGTTATGTAGCACCAGAGTACATTTCGGATG gTCAATTAACTGATAAGAGTGATGTCTATGCTTTCGGCGTTGTCCTTTTGGAGCTCTTGATAGGAAGAAAGTCGGTGGAAAGTAACACTGGAGCTGAACTGCAATCTATAGTCACATGG GCCATGCCCCAGCTCACTGACAGATCAAGGCTTCCATACATTGTGGATCATGTGATCAAAGATACCATGGATTTAAAACACCTGTACCAG GTTGCCGCTGTAGCGGTACTATGTGTACAACCTGAACCAACTTACAGACCATTGATAACGGATGTGCTGCACTCGCTAATCCCTCTTGTGCCTATTCATCTCGGAGGGTCGCTTAGAATTACAGGGAATGTACCTTCGGCGTGA
- the LOC126611351 gene encoding probable receptor-like protein kinase At1g80640 isoform X2, with amino-acid sequence MELALLLIPMWVLATPLLVTIIEAGRVLEPASSTISGHSMLLQEQPITQFSVKMEAQSPGLPEVRVVHHSELNKRILIALIVASTFLGGSLLFLSCFWIYRQKTRKHSIGKKETTTEAAKGVPLNPIMVEFNSLRVGSRKGSVAIFNYPLLEAATNNFCKSNVLIERGSGLLYRASFDEKFIAAVKKVNSARQASEREFKNEVNWLSKIQHQNIIRLLGYCVHGEARFLVYDMVQNGSLDTQLCGPSHGSSLTWHLRLKIAVDVARGLEYLHEHCNPPVVHRDLKSSNILLDSNFNAKLSDFGLAVTSGVKDEDNIKLSGVLGYVAPEYISDGQLTDKSDVYAFGVVLLELLIGRKSVESNTGAELQSIVTWAMPQLTDRSRLPYIVDHVIKDTMDLKHLYQVAAVAVLCVQPEPTYRPLITDVLHSLIPLVPIHLGGSLRITGNVPSA; translated from the exons ATGGAACTTGCTCTTCTCTTAATACCCATGTGGGTTTTAGCTACCCCTTTGTTGGTAACCATAATTGAGGCAGGAAGAGTCTTAGAGCCAGCAAGTTCCACCATTTCTGGCCACAGTATGCTTCTTCAGGAACAACCCATTACTCAGTTTTCTGTGAAAATGGAAGCTCAATCTCCAG GATTGCCTGAGGTTAGAGTAGTTCACCATTCTGAGTTGAATAAGAGAATTCTTATAGCACTCATTGTTGCTTCCACATTCCTTGGGGGAAGCTTGCTGTTCCTGTCATGTTTTTGGATCTATAGACAGAAAACCCGGAAACACTCTATTGGGAAAAAGGAAACGACAACGG AGGCTGCAAAAGGGGTTCCATTAAATCCAATCATGGTTGAATTTAATTCCTTGAGGGTCGGTAGTAGGAAGGGTTCAGTTGCGATATTCAATTATCCATTACTGGAAGCTGCAACAAACAATTTCTGTAAAAGTAATGTCTTGATTGAGAGGGGTTCTGGACTTCTCTACAGAGCTAGTTTTGATGAGAAATTTATTGCGGCTGTTAAGAAAGTAAATAGCGCAAGGCAGGCTTCTGAAAGAGAATTTAAG AATGAGGTGAACTGGTTGAGCAAAATCCAGCATCAAAACATCATCAGACTTTTGGGTTACTGCGTTCATGGCGAAGCAAGGTTCCTTGTTTATGACATGGTGCAGAATGGGTCCTTAGATACTCAATTGTGCG GACCTAGTCATGGGTCCTCTTTGACATGGCATCTACGGTTGAAAATTGCTGTTGATGTAGCCAG GGGATTGGAATATCTTCATGAGCACTGTAATCCCCCTGTGGTGCACAGAGACCTTAAATCATCTAACATTCTTCTGGATTCAAATTTTAATGCTAAG CTTTCAGATTTTGGTCTTGCTGTAACTTCTGGGGTGAAGGATGAGGACAACATAAAGCTGTCTGGGGTTCTAGGTTATGTAGCACCAGAGTACATTTCGGATG gTCAATTAACTGATAAGAGTGATGTCTATGCTTTCGGCGTTGTCCTTTTGGAGCTCTTGATAGGAAGAAAGTCGGTGGAAAGTAACACTGGAGCTGAACTGCAATCTATAGTCACATGG GCCATGCCCCAGCTCACTGACAGATCAAGGCTTCCATACATTGTGGATCATGTGATCAAAGATACCATGGATTTAAAACACCTGTACCAG GTTGCCGCTGTAGCGGTACTATGTGTACAACCTGAACCAACTTACAGACCATTGATAACGGATGTGCTGCACTCGCTAATCCCTCTTGTGCCTATTCATCTCGGAGGGTCGCTTAGAATTACAGGGAATGTACCTTCGGCGTGA
- the LOC126611352 gene encoding ribonuclease 3-like protein 1, which produces MSRYRVKASAVTGLKGASASSFGGVEDGGTAKKSDPSNTSQSHDENLKGKNISFGSTQERSEVSSTREIGASDSTNEGTGKKLSAKSQLFAICVARKWKNPTFECWKEEGPPHMRMFAFKVIVEIDDESKTLLECFSSPHSKKKAAAEHAAEGALWYLKNVGYHLKDR; this is translated from the exons AT GTCAAGGTATCGAGTAAAAGCCAGTGCCGTGACTGGACTCAAAGGTGCGAGTGCAAGCTCCTTTGGAGGAGTTGAAGATGGCGGGACGGCTAAGAAATCAGATCCTAGCAACACTTCTCAATCACATGATGAGAATTTGAAGGGTAAAAATATTTCTTTTGGTTCTACACAAGAACGCAGTGAAGTTTCCTCTACCAGAGAGATTGGGGCCAGTGATTCAACAAATGAAG GCACTGGTAAGAAGCTATCAGCAAAATCCCAGTTGTTCGCGATATGCGTTGCAAGAAAATGGAAGAACCCTACGTTCGAGTGCTGGAAAGAGGAAGGACCGCCCCACATGAGAAT GTTCGCCTTCAAGGTTATTGTTGAGATAGACGACGAATCAAAAACCCTTTTGGAATGCTTTAGCTCTCCACATTCAAAAAAGAAGGCAGCAGCAGAGCACGCAGCTGAAGGAGCGTTATGGTACTTGAAGAACGTTGGTTATCACTTGAAGGATCGGTGA
- the LOC126611350 gene encoding ATPase 9, plasma membrane-type-like, with the protein MAAAKGISLEEIKKENVDLERIPIQEVFEQLNCTKEGLSSEEGQKRIQIFGPNKLEEKKENKVLKFLGFMWNPLSWVMEAAAIMAIALANGGGRPPDWQDFVGITALLIINSTISFIEENNAGNAAAALMAGLAPKTKVLRDGKWNELEAEILVPGDVVSIKLGDIVPADARLLDGDPLKIDQAALTGESLPVTRYPGDEVFSGSTVKQGEIEAVVIATGVHTFFGKAAHLVDSTNQVGHFQKVLTAIGNFCICSIGVGIVIEVIVMYPIQHRAYRDGIDNLLVLLIGGIPIAMPTVLSVTMAIGSHRLSTQGAITKRMTAIEEMAGMDVLCSDKTGTLTLNKLTVDKTMVEVFVKDVDKDGLILLGARASRVENQDAIDTCIVGMLGDPKEARQGITEVHFLPFNPVEKRTAITYIDPEGNWHRVSKGAPEQIIELCNLKGDVEKKAHAIIGKFADRGLRSLAVARQTVPEKNKESAGTPWEFVGLLPLFDPPRHDSAETIRRALNLGVNVKMITGDQLAIGKETGRRLGMGTNMYPSSSLLGDTKDESIAGLPIDELIEKADGFAGVFPEHKYEIVKRLQDKKHICGMTGDGVNDAPALKRADIGIAVDDATDAARSASDIVLTEPGLSVIISAVLTSRAIFQRMKNYTIYAVSITIRVVLGFLLLALIWKFDFSPFMVLVIAILNDGTIMTISKDRVKPSPLPDSWKLKEIFATGVVLGTYMAVMTVVFFWAAHGSDFFTERFGVRSIRGNFPELTGAIYLQVSIISQALIFVTRSRSWSYVERPGLLLLGAFFIAQLIATIIAVYANWGFARIRGIGWGWAGVIWLYSIVTYIPLDILKFIIRYILSGKAWDNVLENKTAFTTKKDYGKGDREAQWATAQRTLHGLQPPETAELFHDKNYRELSEIAEQAKKRAEVARLRELNTLKGHVESVVKLKGLDIDTIQQHYTV; encoded by the exons atggCGGCAGCCAAAGGCATTAGCTTGGAGGAAATCAAGAAGGAAAATGTCGACCTG GAGCGCATTCCAATTCAGGAAGTGTTCGAACAATTGAATTGCACAAAAGAGGGCTTGTCAAGCGAAGAAGGGCAGAAAAGGATTCAGATCTTCGGGCCAAACAAGCTCGAAGAAAAGAAG GAAAACAAGGTGCTCAAGTTCTTGGGTTTCATGTGGAATCCCCTATCATGGGTGATGGAGGCTGCAGCAATCATGGCCATTGCCTTGGCAAATGGAGGG GGGAGACCACCGGACTGGCAGGACTTTGTGGGAATTACTGCTCTCTTGATCATCAACTCCACCATAAGCTTTATCGAAGAAAACAATGCAGGAAATGCTGCAGCGGCATTGATGGCAGGTCTTGCACCGAAAACAAAG GTTCTGAGAGATGGAAAATGGAACGAGCTAGAGGCTGAAATATTGGTACCAGGAGATGTGGTCAGTATTAAGTTGGGAGATATCGTCCCAGCAGATGCTCGTCTCTTGGACGGAGATCCTCTAAAGATCGATCAGGCTGCCCTCACTGGTGAATCTCTGCCCGTGACAAGGTACCCTGGTGATGAAGTTTTCTCTGGCTCCACCGTCAAGCAAGGTGAGATTGAGGCAGTTGTAATTGCCACTGGTGTTCATACCTTCTTTGGGAAGGCTGCTCACCTTGTTGACAGCACCAACCAAGTAGGCCACTTCCAAAAG GTTTTGACTGCCATTGGAAACTTCTGCATATGCTCCATTGGcgtgggaattgttattgaggTAATAGTCATGTATCCAATTCAGCACCGGGCGTACAGAGATGGGATTGACAATCTCCTGGTGCTTCTCATTGGAGGCATTCCAATTGCTATGCCAACGGTGTTGTCAGTTACTATGGCAATTGGTTCCCACCGCCTTTCGACCCAAGGTGCCATCACCAAGAGAATGACAGCCATTGAGGAGATGGCTGGAATGGATGTCCTCTGCAGTGATAAGACTGGGACACTTACTCTCAACAAGCTTACAGTTGACAAGACCATGGTTGAG gTGTTTGTAAAGGATGTGGACAAGGACGGTCTAATTCTGCTCGGAGCCAGGGCTTCCAGGGTTGAGAATCAGGATGCCATTGACACATGCATCGTTGGAATGCTGGGAGACCCCAAGGAG GCCAGGCAAGGAATAACTGAAGTCCATTTCTTGCCCTTTAATCCAGTGGAAAAGCGTACCGCCATAACATACATCGACCCTGAAGGAAATTGGCATCGGGTTAGCAAAGGTGCACCAGAGCAGATCATTGAGCTTTGCAACCTAAAGGGTGatgttgagaagaaagcacatgCTATCATTGGCAAGTTTGCAGATCGCGGCCTTCGCTCCCTTGCTGTTGCTAGACAG aCCGTGCCggaaaaaaacaaagagagtgCTGGAACACCATGGGAGTTTGTGGGTCTCTTGCCTCTCTTTGATCCTCCAAGGCATGACAGTGCAGAGACCATTCGCCGAGCCCTTAATCTCGGTGTCAATGTCAAGATGATCACTGGTGATCAGCTTGCCATTGGCAAGGAGACCGGCCGCAGACTTGGCATGGGCACCAACATGTATCCTTCTTCTTCCCTCCTTGGTGACACCAAGGACGAGTCGATTGCTGGTCTCCCTATTGATGAGCTTATTGAAAAGGCTGATGGCTTTGCCGGTGTCTTCCCAG AACATAAGTACGAAATTGTCAAGAGGCTCCAAGACAAGAAGCATATTTGTGGGATGACTGGAGATGGTGTGAATGATGCCCCAGCTCTAAAGAGGGCAGACATAGGAATTGCAGTGGATGATGCAACTGATGCAGCTCGCAGCGCATCCGACATTGTCCTGACAGAGCCAGGGTTGTCTGTGATCATCAGTGCTGTGCTGACGAGCAGAGCCATCTTCCAGAGAATGAAGAATTACACAATCTACGCCGTTTCCATAACAATCCGTGTCGTGCTAGGTTTTCTGCTCCTTGCTCTCATCTGGAAGTTTGATTTCTCTCCTTTCATGGTTTTGGTTATCGCCATACTCAACGATGGAACAATCATGACTATTTCCAAGGATAGGGTGAAGCCATCTCCTCTTCCAGACTCATGGAAGCTAAAGGAGATCTTCGCAACCGGCGTAGTCCTGGGCACCTACATGGCTGTCATGACTGTTGTTTTCTTCTGGGCTGCTCATGGCTCTGACTTTTTCACA GAACGATTTGGGGTAAGATCTATCAGGGGAAATTTTCCTGAGCTTACAGGAGCTATCTACCTTCAAGTGAGCATTATTAGTCAGGCACTCATCTTTGTTACTCGGTCCCGAAGCTGGTCTTATGTTGAACGCCCCGGTTTACTTCTCTTGGGAGCCTTTTTCATAGCACAGCTG ATTGCTACCATCATTGCTGTTTATGCAAACTGGGGCTTTGCAAGAATCCGTGGCATTGGATGGGGATGGGCAGGGGTTATCTGGCTCTACAGCATTGTCACTTACATACCTTTGGACATTCTTAAGTTCATCATTCGATACATATTGAGCGGCAAGGCCTGGGATAATGTACTTGAGAATAAG ACTGCTTTCACAACAAAGAAGGATTACGGAAAGGGAGACAGGGAAGCCCAATGGGCTACCGCTCAACGAACCCTCCACGGTCTGCAGCCTCCCGAGACAGCTGAACTCTTCCATGACAAGAACTACAGGGAGTTGTCTGAAATCGCCGAACAGGCCAAGAAGCGGGCTGAAGTTGCTAG GTTGAGGGAGCTTAACACACTCAAGGGGCACGTCGAGTCGGTGGTGAAGCTCAAAGGACTGGACATTGACACCATTCAACAGCACTACACTGTTTGA